From Methylomonas sp. EFPC3, a single genomic window includes:
- a CDS encoding HTH domain-containing protein, whose protein sequence is MTQPSGSRQEQILNLLLAASNGLSIDELAVEMQISRNAVKQHLVGLEKEQLVAEAALNSTGGRPARSYKLTELGRNRLPKQYGWFCTLLLAELKSELGEAALRQMLARMGVNLAQSLAPQFNGKDPAAKRQTLVELMQTLGYRAELETENGQLSLKAVNCVYHDLAQQFPELCEFDRALIGTLLESPIEQTACMAQQDCACRFRICAGER, encoded by the coding sequence ATGACCCAACCCAGCGGCTCCCGCCAAGAACAAATCCTGAATTTACTGCTCGCTGCATCGAACGGGCTAAGCATCGACGAACTGGCCGTCGAAATGCAGATTTCGCGCAATGCCGTGAAACAGCATTTAGTCGGATTGGAAAAAGAACAACTGGTCGCCGAAGCGGCCTTGAACAGCACCGGCGGCCGGCCGGCGCGCAGTTACAAATTGACGGAGCTGGGACGTAACCGCTTGCCGAAGCAATACGGCTGGTTCTGCACCTTGTTATTGGCGGAACTGAAATCAGAACTCGGCGAAGCCGCCCTGCGGCAAATGCTGGCGCGGATGGGCGTCAATCTGGCGCAGTCGTTGGCACCGCAGTTCAATGGCAAAGATCCGGCAGCGAAACGCCAGACTTTGGTCGAATTGATGCAGACGCTGGGCTACCGCGCCGAATTGGAAACCGAAAACGGCCAACTCAGCTTGAAAGCGGTGAACTGCGTCTACCACGACTTGGCTCAGCAATTCCCGGAATTGTGCGAATTCGACCGGGCGCTGATCGGCACCTTATTGGAGAGTCCGATCGAACAAACGGCGTGTATGGCGCAGCAGGATTGCGCCTGCCGATTCAGGATTTGCGCCGGCGAACGCTAG
- a CDS encoding PilZ domain-containing protein: protein MLTHDEKRDYIRMDVDCDITYRLADSDQVSTGRCTTLSGAGVSFIAARPFDIGLALEVSILPKTPITPPMTAFIEVVRSVKQNDGNYEIAASIKSIKGN, encoded by the coding sequence ATGCTGACTCATGATGAAAAACGCGATTACATCCGCATGGACGTCGACTGCGACATTACTTACCGGTTGGCCGACTCGGACCAAGTCAGCACTGGCAGATGCACCACGCTGAGCGGCGCCGGCGTCTCGTTTATCGCCGCCCGCCCGTTCGATATCGGCTTGGCTCTGGAAGTGAGCATTCTGCCGAAAACACCGATCACACCGCCGATGACCGCGTTCATCGAAGTCGTGCGCAGCGTCAAACAAAACGACGGCAATTACGAAATCGCCGCGTCGATCAAAAGCATCAAAGGCAATTAA
- the lipA gene encoding lipoyl synthase — MTFNAPSRTTPQTHQRKADKLSRIPVKVEQTGEPPLRKPDWIRVKLPSGDQVNKIKQSLREHRLHSVCEEAACPNLGECFSHGTATFMIMGDLCTRRCPFCDVAHGKPQPLDPEEPTNLAETIAAMGLKYVVITSVNRDDLRDGGAGHFAACIAQVRANSPQTTIEVLVPDFRGRMGTALDILQNQPCDVFNHNLETVPRLYLQARPGADYSTSLQLLEQHKQRLPQVPTKSGLMLGIGETEAEVVQVMRDLLAHGCSMLTLGQYLQPSKDHLPVREYIHPDQFARYAEIARELGFRQVASAPLVRSSYHADMQAAGLTE; from the coding sequence ATGACATTCAACGCCCCGTCCCGCACCACCCCGCAAACCCACCAACGCAAAGCCGACAAGCTGTCGCGGATACCGGTCAAAGTTGAACAGACCGGCGAACCGCCGTTGCGCAAGCCGGATTGGATTCGGGTCAAACTGCCGAGCGGCGACCAAGTCAACAAGATCAAGCAATCGCTGCGCGAACACCGTTTGCATAGCGTCTGCGAAGAAGCTGCCTGCCCCAATCTGGGCGAATGTTTCAGCCACGGTACCGCGACCTTCATGATCATGGGCGATTTATGCACCCGGCGCTGCCCGTTCTGCGACGTCGCCCACGGCAAACCGCAGCCGCTGGACCCGGAAGAACCGACCAATCTGGCCGAGACCATCGCCGCGATGGGCTTGAAATACGTCGTCATCACCTCGGTCAACCGCGACGATTTGCGCGACGGCGGTGCCGGCCATTTTGCCGCCTGCATAGCCCAAGTCCGGGCCAATTCGCCGCAAACCACGATCGAAGTATTGGTACCGGATTTCCGCGGCCGGATGGGCACAGCACTCGACATTTTGCAAAACCAACCTTGCGACGTATTCAACCACAACCTGGAAACGGTGCCGCGCCTGTACCTGCAAGCCCGCCCAGGCGCCGATTATTCAACCTCGCTGCAATTACTGGAACAGCACAAACAACGCTTGCCGCAGGTGCCGACCAAATCCGGCCTGATGCTGGGGATAGGCGAAACCGAAGCCGAAGTGGTGCAAGTCATGCGGGATTTGCTGGCCCACGGTTGCAGCATGCTGACGCTGGGCCAATATCTGCAGCCTAGCAAAGACCATCTGCCGGTGCGGGAATACATCCATCCGGACCAATTCGCCCGTTACGCCGAGATCGCCCGCGAATTGGGCTTCCGCCAGGTTGCCAGCGCGCCTTTGGTCAGGTCGTCTTACCATGCCGATATGCAGGCTGCCGGCTTGACGGAATAG
- a CDS encoding group 1 truncated hemoglobin: MSETTATLYEQLGGEAAVNAAVDIFYRKVLSDHRINRFFDHTDMDKQAAKQKAFLTMAFGGPNNYSGADMRQAHAHLVKKLGLDDSHFDAVVENLAMTLQELNVPQALIQQVAAIAETTRNDVLGR; encoded by the coding sequence ATGAGCGAAACCACTGCAACTCTGTACGAACAACTAGGCGGCGAAGCCGCAGTCAATGCTGCGGTCGATATCTTCTACCGCAAAGTGCTGAGCGACCATCGCATCAACCGCTTCTTCGACCACACCGACATGGACAAACAGGCCGCCAAGCAAAAAGCCTTTTTGACGATGGCTTTCGGTGGTCCCAACAATTATTCCGGCGCCGACATGCGCCAGGCCCATGCTCATCTGGTGAAAAAACTGGGCCTGGACGACTCCCATTTCGACGCCGTGGTCGAAAATCTGGCGATGACCTTGCAGGAATTGAATGTGCCTCAGGCCTTGATCCAGCAAGTCGCGGCGATTGCCGAAACCACACGCAACGACGTGCTGGGCCGCTAA
- the recQ gene encoding DNA helicase RecQ, translated as MTHNPALDKLRSVFGYDSFRGQQHAIIEQLIAGRDVLVLMPTGGGKSLCYQIPALVMDGVGIVISPLIALMQDQVSALHQLGVRAAYLNSTLSLEQVRDIEQRLQSGELDLLYIAPERLSNPRTQALFNRCKIALFAIDEAHCVSQWGHDFRADYLQLSVLHQQFPTVPRIALTATADERTRQEIISRLALEQAQIFVSGFDRPNIRYRIVQKDNARQQLLSFIRSEHPGDTGIVYCLSRKKVEETAEWLNQKGLRALPYHAGLDHQLRQKNQHQFLMEDGLIIVATIAFGMGIDKPNVRFVAHLDLPKSIEAYYQETGRAGRDGLPANAWMAYGLQDVLTLRQMLGASNADPAHKRVELHKLDAMLALCETVSCRRQALLGYFGDVLEQACGNCDTCLEPVATWDGSLAAQQALSCIYRTGQRFGVTYLIDVLLGKDDERIKQFGHDSQSTFGIGKALDEKRWRSVFRQLVAKSLVEIDFDGHGSLRLADACRPVLRGEQTLMLRKDVQTAKTRREKYEKRQPGGAADTALWDALRAKRKQLADEQDVPPYVIFHDATLMAMVEARPHNHQQLGLISGIGQRKLELYGDEFLAVLAEFDNAAEPSSSSDTVVESLDLFRLGYSVEQVARQRGLSEDTVYNHMAKALESGLVELGDVLTLSPAELGEIEAALLARPDEQRNALKPVYEQLGGAYSYGILRCVRAALQRQTA; from the coding sequence ATGACCCATAACCCCGCGCTGGACAAACTGCGTAGCGTATTTGGCTACGACAGTTTTCGCGGCCAGCAGCACGCTATCATCGAACAACTGATTGCCGGCCGCGACGTATTGGTGTTGATGCCGACCGGCGGCGGCAAATCGTTGTGTTACCAGATTCCGGCCTTGGTGATGGACGGCGTCGGCATCGTCATTTCGCCGTTGATTGCCTTGATGCAAGACCAAGTCAGCGCCTTGCATCAGCTCGGCGTCAGAGCGGCGTACTTGAATTCCACCTTGTCTCTGGAACAGGTGCGCGACATCGAACAGCGCTTGCAAAGCGGCGAGTTGGATTTGTTGTATATCGCGCCGGAGCGCTTATCCAATCCGCGCACCCAGGCCTTGTTCAACCGTTGCAAGATTGCCTTGTTCGCGATCGACGAGGCGCATTGTGTCTCGCAATGGGGCCACGATTTCCGCGCCGATTACCTGCAATTGTCGGTATTGCACCAGCAATTTCCGACGGTGCCGCGGATTGCGCTGACTGCAACCGCCGACGAACGTACCCGCCAGGAAATCATTAGCCGCTTGGCGCTGGAACAAGCTCAAATTTTCGTCAGCGGCTTCGACCGGCCCAACATTCGCTACCGGATTGTGCAGAAGGACAATGCCCGCCAGCAATTGCTGAGTTTTATCCGCAGTGAGCATCCCGGCGATACCGGCATCGTCTATTGCCTGTCGCGTAAAAAAGTCGAGGAAACCGCGGAGTGGCTCAACCAAAAAGGCCTGCGGGCGTTGCCTTACCACGCCGGTCTGGACCACCAACTGCGGCAGAAGAACCAGCACCAATTTTTGATGGAGGACGGCCTGATCATCGTCGCCACCATCGCCTTCGGTATGGGGATCGACAAGCCGAACGTGCGCTTCGTCGCCCATCTGGATTTGCCGAAGAGCATTGAGGCTTACTACCAGGAAACCGGTCGTGCCGGCCGCGACGGTTTGCCGGCCAACGCCTGGATGGCTTACGGTTTGCAGGACGTGTTGACCTTACGCCAAATGCTGGGAGCCTCCAACGCCGATCCGGCCCATAAACGGGTGGAACTGCACAAGCTGGACGCGATGCTGGCCTTATGCGAAACGGTCAGTTGCCGGCGCCAGGCTTTGCTCGGCTATTTCGGTGACGTCCTGGAGCAGGCCTGCGGCAATTGCGATACCTGTCTGGAGCCGGTCGCGACCTGGGACGGCAGTCTGGCGGCGCAGCAGGCCTTGTCCTGTATCTACCGCACCGGCCAGCGTTTCGGCGTGACCTACCTGATCGACGTGTTGCTCGGCAAGGACGACGAACGCATCAAGCAATTCGGCCATGATTCGCAGTCGACTTTCGGCATCGGCAAAGCGCTCGACGAAAAGCGCTGGCGCTCGGTGTTCCGGCAATTGGTGGCCAAATCGTTGGTGGAGATCGACTTCGACGGCCACGGCAGTTTGCGTCTGGCCGACGCCTGCCGGCCGGTACTGCGCGGCGAGCAAACCTTGATGCTGCGCAAGGACGTGCAAACCGCCAAAACCCGGCGGGAGAAATACGAAAAACGCCAGCCGGGCGGGGCGGCGGATACGGCCTTGTGGGACGCGCTAAGGGCCAAGCGCAAACAGTTGGCCGACGAGCAGGACGTGCCGCCGTATGTGATTTTTCACGATGCGACGTTAATGGCGATGGTGGAGGCCCGGCCGCACAACCACCAGCAGTTGGGGCTGATTTCAGGCATTGGCCAGCGCAAGCTGGAATTGTACGGCGACGAGTTTTTGGCCGTCTTGGCCGAGTTCGATAACGCGGCAGAGCCGAGTTCCAGCTCCGATACCGTCGTCGAGAGTCTGGATTTGTTTCGCTTGGGTTATAGCGTGGAGCAGGTGGCGCGGCAGCGGGGCTTGAGCGAGGATACCGTTTACAACCACATGGCGAAAGCGTTGGAGTCGGGTTTGGTGGAGTTGGGCGATGTCCTGACCCTGTCGCCGGCAGAGCTCGGCGAAATCGAAGCCGCGTTACTGGCGCGGCCGGACGAGCAACGCAATGCATTGAAACCGGTATACGAACAGCTGGGTGGAGCTTACAGTTACGGCATACTGCGCTGCGTCCGGGCCGCGCTACAGCGGCAGACGGCCTAG
- a CDS encoding D-alanyl-D-alanine carboxypeptidase family protein: protein MRHPLRMTFSLFGGLLLLFTSLSLSAAGPIFTPAAPSVAASSYFLLDFDSSRILAEKDADKRVAPASLTKIMTAYVVFRELKAGHLTLDEKVTISQNAWETGGSKMFVEVNKQVRVEDLLQGMIIQSGNDASVALAEHVAGSEQTFATMMNEQASRLGMANSHFENATGLPSPNHYSSARDLALLAQAVIREFPEYYRWDSQKEFTYNGITQQNRNLLLWRDPSVDGLKTGFTDDAGYCMVASAKREDMRLISVVMGTASANARSNESQSLLNYGFRFFETHRLYEGSKALAETRIRKGVTSKLAVGLAEDLYVTAPRKHFNELKAETQIDKGVFAPLNKGDVVGSLNITLAGDPVASKPLVALDSVAEGGLFRRLYDAAIGLLEKE from the coding sequence ATGAGACACCCTCTTCGCATGACATTCAGCCTGTTTGGCGGGCTGCTGTTACTGTTCACCAGCCTGTCTTTGTCAGCCGCCGGCCCGATTTTCACCCCGGCCGCCCCCAGCGTCGCCGCCTCCAGTTACTTTTTGTTGGATTTCGACAGCAGCCGGATTCTGGCCGAGAAAGATGCCGACAAGCGCGTCGCACCGGCCAGCTTGACCAAAATCATGACAGCCTACGTCGTGTTCCGCGAATTGAAAGCCGGACATTTAACCTTGGACGAGAAAGTCACGATCAGCCAGAACGCCTGGGAAACCGGCGGCTCAAAAATGTTTGTCGAAGTCAATAAACAAGTCCGGGTCGAAGACTTGCTGCAAGGCATGATCATCCAATCCGGTAACGACGCCAGCGTGGCCTTGGCCGAACACGTCGCCGGCAGCGAGCAAACGTTCGCAACGATGATGAACGAACAAGCCAGCCGCCTGGGCATGGCCAACAGCCATTTCGAAAACGCCACCGGCCTGCCCAGCCCCAATCATTACAGCTCGGCGCGGGATTTGGCGCTGCTGGCGCAGGCGGTGATCCGCGAATTTCCGGAATACTACCGCTGGGATTCGCAAAAGGAATTCACCTACAACGGCATCACCCAACAAAACCGCAATCTGCTGCTGTGGCGCGATCCGTCGGTCGACGGCCTGAAAACCGGCTTTACCGACGACGCCGGCTACTGCATGGTGGCTTCGGCCAAACGCGAAGACATGCGCCTGATCTCGGTGGTGATGGGTACCGCCAGCGCCAATGCCCGCTCTAACGAAAGCCAGTCGCTGCTGAATTACGGGTTCCGTTTCTTCGAAACCCACCGCTTGTACGAGGGCAGCAAGGCCTTGGCCGAAACCCGGATTCGCAAAGGCGTGACATCGAAATTGGCCGTCGGCTTGGCGGAAGACCTGTACGTGACCGCACCGCGTAAGCACTTCAACGAACTGAAAGCCGAGACCCAGATCGACAAAGGCGTATTCGCCCCGCTCAACAAAGGCGATGTAGTCGGCAGTTTGAACATTACCCTGGCCGGCGACCCGGTTGCCAGCAAGCCTCTGGTGGCGTTGGATAGCGTGGCCGAAGGCGGCCTGTTCCGTCGCCTGTACGATGCCGCGATCGGTTTGCTGGAGAAGGAATGA
- the lipB gene encoding lipoyl(octanoyl) transferase LipB, with product MQQHTADRLPDSPDQIWIVEHPPVYTLGLNGKREHLLANTDIPVVESDRGGQVTYHGPGQLVVYLLADLRRLNQGPRQMVSLLENAAIATLSQYGISAAARPDAPGVYVAGRKIASLGLRVKRGCCYHGISINNAMDLGPFRDINPCGYPGLQVTQLADLGVKISTQELAVPLVHQLLKAIEP from the coding sequence ATGCAACAGCACACGGCCGACCGACTGCCGGACAGTCCGGATCAAATCTGGATCGTCGAACATCCGCCAGTCTACACCCTGGGTCTGAACGGCAAACGCGAACATCTACTGGCTAACACCGACATCCCCGTCGTCGAATCCGACCGCGGCGGCCAAGTCACTTACCACGGCCCCGGCCAACTGGTGGTATATCTGTTGGCCGATTTACGCCGCTTGAACCAAGGGCCGCGGCAAATGGTCAGCCTGCTGGAAAACGCCGCCATCGCCACGCTGAGCCAATACGGTATATCGGCAGCGGCCAGACCCGATGCGCCGGGGGTATACGTCGCAGGCCGCAAGATCGCTTCGCTGGGCTTGCGCGTCAAACGCGGCTGCTGTTATCACGGTATCAGTATCAACAACGCGATGGATCTCGGCCCGTTTCGAGACATCAACCCCTGCGGCTACCCCGGACTGCAAGTGACCCAACTCGCGGATTTGGGGGTTAAGATATCGACTCAAGAACTGGCGGTGCCGCTGGTCCACCAATTGCTGAAGGCTATCGAACCATGA
- a CDS encoding 6-carboxytetrahydropterin synthase, with protein MYIITKEVYFCYGHRLMNHPGKCRNLHGHSVKASISIRQEQLNQQGMVCDFSDVKACVESFIDDVLDHNFLLHKDDPIIPALIANNEQYLAIDEHPTAEVLSKMIYQYVKQQGFNVDQVVLWETASANACYRED; from the coding sequence ATGTATATCATCACCAAAGAAGTTTATTTTTGTTACGGTCACCGCCTGATGAATCATCCGGGCAAGTGCCGAAACCTGCACGGCCACAGCGTCAAAGCCAGCATTTCGATTCGGCAGGAACAACTCAACCAGCAAGGCATGGTCTGCGATTTTTCCGACGTCAAAGCCTGCGTCGAAAGCTTTATCGACGACGTCTTGGACCATAATTTTCTGTTGCACAAAGACGACCCGATCATTCCGGCACTGATCGCCAATAACGAACAATATTTGGCCATAGACGAACATCCCACGGCCGAAGTGCTCAGCAAAATGATTTACCAGTACGTCAAACAGCAGGGCTTCAACGTCGACCAAGTGGTGCTTTGGGAAACCGCCAGCGCCAACGCCTGCTATCGGGAAGATTGA
- a CDS encoding DUF493 domain-containing protein yields the protein MTESESLLEFPCQFPIKAMGRSRDDFDAIVVEIIRRHVPDIREGAVTSRPSKGGNYTAVTVVIEATSREQLDAIYLGLTACPDVLMAL from the coding sequence ATGACCGAATCCGAATCCTTACTCGAATTTCCCTGCCAATTTCCGATCAAGGCCATGGGCAGAAGCCGCGACGACTTCGACGCGATCGTGGTCGAAATCATTCGCCGCCACGTCCCGGACATCCGTGAGGGCGCCGTCACCAGCCGCCCCAGCAAAGGCGGCAATTACACGGCGGTCACCGTCGTCATCGAAGCCACCAGCCGCGAACAATTGGATGCAATCTATCTGGGCCTGACCGCCTGCCCGGACGTCTTGATGGCGCTGTAA
- a CDS encoding 2Fe-2S iron-sulfur cluster-binding protein — MQTRKISVGQRELGCRPGESVLDALLREQVEIAYGCRQGACQSCIARSLDGAPPAAAQAGLKDVLRHQNHFLACLCYPERDMAIGIGSPEQRFCQATVTGKQLLNAETLLLTLHTDQSLDYCAGQFVNLKRGDGLQRSYSIANNRVHARNLTFHIRRLAGGRFSAWAHDELKLGDLLEVSDPQGLCYYLPSGQPGNLLLIGTGSGLAPLAGIVSEALHHDHAGQIHLYHGSREMDGLYWVEEMRGLAAQHANFHYTPCVSRGDAPDGVASGRANDVAMKQLPDLKGWRVYLCGHPDMVQQSKRQAFLNGAKFDDIYADAFHVASATLD; from the coding sequence ATGCAGACACGCAAGATTAGCGTCGGCCAGCGCGAATTGGGTTGCCGGCCGGGTGAATCGGTATTGGACGCTTTGCTGCGGGAACAGGTCGAGATTGCTTACGGTTGCCGGCAGGGCGCTTGCCAGAGCTGTATCGCCCGCAGCCTGGACGGAGCGCCGCCGGCCGCGGCCCAGGCCGGCTTGAAGGACGTGCTGCGCCATCAGAACCACTTTCTGGCCTGCCTGTGCTATCCGGAACGCGATATGGCGATCGGCATCGGTTCGCCGGAACAACGCTTCTGCCAAGCCACCGTGACCGGCAAGCAGTTGCTCAACGCCGAGACTTTGCTGCTGACGCTGCATACTGACCAATCTCTGGACTACTGCGCCGGCCAGTTCGTCAATTTGAAGCGCGGCGACGGTTTGCAGCGCAGTTATTCGATCGCCAACAACCGGGTCCACGCCCGCAACTTGACCTTTCATATCCGCCGGTTGGCCGGCGGCCGCTTTAGCGCATGGGCTCACGACGAACTGAAACTCGGCGATCTACTGGAAGTATCCGATCCGCAGGGCCTGTGTTACTACTTGCCCAGCGGGCAGCCGGGCAATTTGTTGTTGATTGGCACCGGCAGCGGCCTGGCGCCGTTGGCGGGTATCGTCAGCGAGGCCTTGCACCACGACCACGCCGGCCAGATCCATCTCTACCACGGTAGCCGGGAAATGGACGGTTTGTATTGGGTGGAGGAGATGCGCGGCCTGGCGGCGCAACACGCCAATTTCCATTACACGCCCTGCGTATCGCGCGGCGATGCCCCGGATGGCGTCGCCAGCGGACGAGCTAATGATGTGGCGATGAAGCAATTGCCTGATTTGAAGGGGTGGCGGGTCTACTTGTGCGGCCACCCGGACATGGTGCAGCAGAGCAAACGCCAGGCTTTCCTGAATGGCGCCAAATTCGACGACATTTATGCCGACGCGTTTCATGTGGCGTCGGCCACCTTGGACTAA
- a CDS encoding phosphoadenylyl-sulfate reductase — MTAFDLNTAQTELQGKNPRTILKAALANFDNIAISFSGAEDVVLIDMALNIRKDIQVFSLDTGRLHPETYRFIEKVRKHYGIAIDILSPDREQLDIFVKEKGLFSFYEDGHQQCCGIRKVEPLKRILATLDAWITGQRKDQSLDTRGDIPEVQLDAGFSGPGKQLVKFNPLLNWSSAQVWDYIEAYQVPYNDLHHHGYISIGCEPCTRPVLPNQHERAGRWWWEDSAKKECGLHGGNIGK, encoded by the coding sequence ATGACCGCATTCGATCTGAACACTGCCCAAACCGAACTGCAAGGCAAAAATCCGCGCACCATTCTGAAAGCGGCGCTGGCCAATTTCGACAACATCGCCATTTCTTTCAGCGGCGCCGAGGATGTGGTGTTGATCGATATGGCATTGAACATCCGGAAAGACATTCAGGTGTTTTCTTTAGATACCGGCCGCCTGCATCCGGAAACCTACCGCTTCATCGAAAAAGTGCGCAAGCATTACGGCATCGCCATCGATATTTTGAGCCCCGACCGCGAACAGTTGGATATATTCGTCAAGGAAAAAGGCCTGTTCAGTTTTTACGAAGACGGCCACCAACAATGTTGCGGCATCCGCAAGGTCGAACCTTTAAAACGGATATTGGCGACCTTGGATGCCTGGATCACGGGCCAACGCAAAGACCAGAGCCTGGACACTCGTGGCGATATTCCGGAAGTGCAGCTCGACGCCGGCTTCTCCGGTCCGGGCAAACAGCTGGTCAAGTTCAATCCGTTGCTGAATTGGTCGTCCGCTCAGGTGTGGGATTACATTGAGGCATATCAGGTGCCGTACAACGACCTGCACCACCACGGTTATATCAGTATCGGCTGCGAACCTTGCACCCGGCCGGTGTTACCGAATCAACACGAACGCGCCGGACGCTGGTGGTGGGAGGACAGCGCGAAAAAAGAGTGCGGCCTGCATGGCGGAAACATCGGCAAATAA
- a CDS encoding D-amino acid aminotransferase: MTQQVYLNGEYLPLAEAKVSVLDRGFLFGDGVYEVIPAYKGRLFRLEDHIARLNNSLAGIRLPLAHSVAEWEAIFRPLLADDGRDQYIYLQVTRGWAPKRDHAFPAQTTPTVFAMSADILPFPGRSEGIKAITLDDTRWQLCDIKAITLLANILLRQEAVDRGCTEAILVKNGYVIEGAASNLFAVIDGELITPPKGHEILPGITRDVILELAAAHQISYREDIIALEALQQASEVWVVSSTREIVPVVNLDGAAIGDGKPGPLWKRMDELLQAYKNALS, from the coding sequence ATGACGCAACAAGTCTATCTAAACGGCGAATACCTGCCGCTGGCCGAGGCCAAGGTCTCGGTGCTGGACCGCGGCTTTTTGTTCGGCGACGGCGTCTACGAAGTAATTCCGGCCTACAAAGGCCGCCTGTTCCGGCTGGAAGACCACATCGCCCGCCTGAACAACAGCCTGGCCGGTATCCGTTTGCCGCTGGCGCATAGCGTGGCCGAATGGGAAGCGATATTCCGGCCGCTACTGGCCGACGACGGCCGCGACCAATACATTTACCTGCAAGTCACCCGCGGCTGGGCGCCGAAACGGGATCACGCGTTCCCGGCCCAGACCACGCCGACCGTGTTCGCAATGTCTGCCGACATCCTGCCCTTCCCCGGCCGTAGCGAAGGCATCAAAGCGATTACGTTGGACGACACCCGCTGGCAATTGTGCGACATCAAAGCCATCACGCTACTGGCCAACATCCTGCTACGCCAGGAAGCCGTCGACCGCGGCTGCACTGAAGCGATTCTGGTCAAAAACGGTTACGTCATTGAAGGCGCTGCCAGCAATCTGTTTGCCGTTATCGACGGCGAGTTGATTACGCCGCCGAAAGGCCACGAAATCCTGCCGGGCATCACCCGCGACGTGATTCTGGAATTGGCGGCAGCGCACCAAATCTCTTACCGGGAAGACATCATCGCCCTGGAAGCGCTGCAACAAGCCAGCGAAGTCTGGGTGGTCAGTTCCACCCGCGAAATCGTACCGGTGGTAAACCTGGACGGTGCCGCGATCGGCGACGGTAAACCCGGCCCGCTCTGGAAACGCATGGACGAATTGTTGCAAGCTTATAAGAACGCTTTGTCATGA
- a CDS encoding DUF1249 domain-containing protein, translating to MSLVQPVNTSFCLEQLCESNYQKLFKLIPNLRSFDKSAIGLTQNRPALYLDVLERNPYTLTIELTHCFNQQRSELVVPAVKIRIYLDAQLAEVIRDNDRPTVDKVYQDPGDLIEIRDYKWRLNYFLQKWLDHCLKTDYCFQLAEVAQV from the coding sequence ATGAGCCTGGTGCAGCCGGTCAACACCTCGTTTTGCCTGGAACAGCTGTGCGAATCCAACTATCAGAAATTGTTCAAGTTAATCCCTAATTTACGTTCCTTCGATAAATCCGCAATCGGGTTAACCCAGAACAGACCGGCTCTCTATCTGGACGTGCTGGAACGCAATCCGTACACCTTGACCATCGAACTAACCCACTGCTTCAATCAGCAACGCTCGGAACTGGTGGTACCGGCGGTCAAAATCCGAATCTATCTCGATGCCCAACTGGCAGAAGTCATCCGCGACAACGACCGACCGACGGTGGATAAGGTCTACCAGGATCCCGGCGACCTGATTGAAATTCGCGATTACAAGTGGCGTTTGAACTATTTTCTACAGAAATGGCTGGACCATTGCCTGAAAACCGACTACTGCTTCCAACTGGCAGAGGTCGCTCAAGTCTAG